From a region of the Candidatus Bathyanammoxibius amoris genome:
- a CDS encoding TIM barrel protein codes for MTEGAKFGVAGCPPNFWKSKYKRDSVNNPLWLAGIGLGAYEVQFTHGIRLTRERALLLRKNADLKEIALSIHAPYYVVLTSTDKEVVKNSIELMLRCLEFASYLGTRKIVLHPGPYRGDARDAMMRCLGNLRIIRRNTDNKDALICVETAGGKSYLGSLDEVLYMCNELDFLRPCLDFAHIYAREGGMLSGKDDFKRIFERFIERLGLEEMKRLHCHFYPVEYGERGEKCHKNYKVGGYGPRFEPFLELVAEYGLSPTVICESKDAQDEDALRMKSYYYGLSDNKIKQGQMA; via the coding sequence ATGACAGAAGGTGCAAAATTCGGGGTGGCAGGATGTCCGCCGAATTTCTGGAAATCCAAATACAAGCGGGATAGTGTCAATAATCCCCTCTGGCTGGCGGGTATCGGCCTTGGCGCCTACGAGGTCCAGTTTACCCATGGAATCAGGCTGACACGGGAAAGGGCCCTGTTACTCAGAAAAAATGCAGACCTGAAGGAGATAGCCCTCTCCATACACGCGCCGTATTATGTGGTGCTGACCAGTACAGATAAAGAGGTGGTGAAAAACTCTATCGAGCTTATGCTCAGATGTCTGGAATTTGCCTCTTATCTTGGTACTCGGAAGATAGTGCTGCACCCGGGGCCTTACCGGGGAGACGCGCGGGACGCGATGATGCGGTGTCTGGGCAACCTCAGGATAATACGTAGAAACACCGACAACAAGGACGCGCTTATCTGCGTTGAAACCGCGGGTGGGAAGTCGTACCTGGGCTCACTGGATGAGGTCTTGTACATGTGCAACGAGTTGGATTTCCTGAGACCGTGTCTTGATTTTGCCCACATATACGCCCGCGAGGGAGGAATGTTGTCGGGAAAAGATGATTTTAAAAGGATATTTGAGCGTTTTATTGAAAGGCTGGGCCTTGAGGAGATGAAAAGACTGCACTGCCATTTTTATCCGGTAGAGTACGGCGAGAGAGGCGAGAAGTGCCACAAGAACTACAAGGTGGGCGGCTACGGGCCAAGGTTTGAGCCGTTTCTAGAACTTGTTGCGGAATATGGACTTAGCCCTACGGTCATCTGTGAGAGCAAGGACGCCCAGGACGAGGACGCACTACGTATGAAGTCCTACTATTATGGCTTGTCGGATAACAAAATAAAGCAGGGGCAGATGGCCTAA